One Dysidea avara chromosome 7, odDysAvar1.4, whole genome shotgun sequence genomic region harbors:
- the LOC136262449 gene encoding elongation factor-like GTPase 1, producing MATNLLTGCQDRDNIRNICILAHVDHGKTSLADVLVASNGIISARQAGKLRYLDSREDEQLRGITMKSSAIALHYQSGDKKCLINLLDSPGHVDFSSEVSTAVRLCDGALVLVDVVEGVCPQTQTVLQQAWLEGIKPCLVLNKMDKLITELKYSPSEACYHLVQVLEQVNAITGQLFTSQVMEEEAEQRKSVAVTTTTGDTDQVYDWSSGLDEIDDSNLYFSPEQGNVIFTSATDGWGFGINHFAQLYAKKLGIKANVLEKTLWGDYFLNAKSKRIFKGAQAKGKKPLFVQFVLENLWAVYEAVLVNKDNEKIDKIVQSLGLKISSRELRHSDMKIRLSAICSQWLPLAPAVLDMVVNKLPSPLQITPERVEQLMCNSEKSFTSFPPETQQLKNAFLKCSPNNGAPVIIFISKMFPSCQLILPQHKSRPLTVEEIEKRREQVREKMLNKLEQQQDKQVNGPEEEETDSEQQTDEKEMQFLAFGRVYSGTIHKGQKLYVLQPRYDPRNVLSSDDSSLPEHVSSCTVKDLFIFMGKEISSVEEVSAGCVLGIAGLEEHIIKHATVTSTLACPSFRSMSFAAAPIVRVALEPVHAYDMSALVKGLQLLNQADPSVEVTVQETGEHVLAGAGEVHLLRCIDDLTKDYSKVELKVSEPIVPFRETVVPLPKIDMVNEVISSENERVLQASQLSDNRQTSVEILTPDKTCILCLEARPLPEEVIKLLDTNSALLKSLNLFETGKKSSAASQDLVVLNEQTISAVLELKKELQVALDKAGNEWDKATDRIWSFGPKFIGPNLLLNGISDYNRHSVWSVLEGIQNFTVRDFDHSIISGFQLAAASGPLCEEPLHGVGFVLKRWEHCQDQTNSLEDDNSGDRVTSYGPLSGQLISAMNEGCRKAVLAQPARLMAAMYTCNIRATADVLGKLYAVLGKRNGRVLSDEMIEGSAMFIIEALIPVAESFGFAEEMRRRTSGLASPQLVFSNWEVIPFDPFWVPSTEEELLHFGEKADSENLAKRYMDDVRRRKGLYVEDKLVMHAEKQRTLSKNK from the exons GTGATAAAAAGTGCCTGATCAACTTGTTGGACTCCCCTGGGCATGTTGACTTCTCCAGTGAG GTTTCCACGGCAGTACGGCTATGTGATGGGGCACTGGTGCTAGTTGATGTTGTGGAGGGGGTGTGTCCTCAA ACACAAACAGTTTTACAACAAGCCTGGCTAGAAGGAATTAAGCCATGTTTAGTGTTGAATAAGATGGACAAGCTGATAACTGAGCTAAAATATTCACCGTCTGAAGCTTGCTACCATCTTGTTCAAGTTCTAGAGCAAGTTAATGCCATTACTGGTCAGCTGTTCACTTCACAAGTAATGGAAGAAGAAGCTGAG CAAAGAAAGTCAGTAGCTGTGACAACGACTACAGGAGACACTGATCAAGTGTACGACTGGAGTTCAGGGTTGGATGAAATTGATGATTCTAACTTGTACTTTTCTCCTGAACAAGGAAACGTTATCTTCACGTCAGCCACAGATGGCTGGGGTTTTGG TATCAACCACTTTGCACAACTGTATGCCAAGAAACTGGGAATCAAGGCCAATGTTCTTGAGAAGACTCTCTGGGGAGATTATTTTCTGAATGCCAAAAGTAAACGCATCTTTAAAGGAGCCCAG GCTAAAGGAAAGAAGCCACTGTTTGTTCAGTTTGTTCTGGAGAATTTGTGGGCAGTATATGAAGCAGTATTAGTAAATAA GGACAATGAAAAGATTGATAAAATTGTACAGAGCTTAGGACTGAAGATTTCATCCCGGGAATTACGTCATAGTGATATGAAAATTCGTCTGTCAGCTATTTGTAGTCAATGGTTACCACTAGCACCTGCTGTGTTAG ACATGGTAGTGAACAAGCTGCCAAGTCCTTTGCAGATCACTCCAGAAAGAGTCGAACAATTGATGTGTAATAGTGAGAAGAGTTTCACCTCTTTTCCACCTGAGACACAACAGTTAAAAAATG CTTTTCTGAAGTGCAGTCCCAATAATGGTGCCCCAGTTATCATCTTCATATCCAAGATGTTTCCTTCCTGTCAACTTATTCTTCCACAGCACAAAAGCAG GCCACTGACAGTGGAAGAGATTGAAAAACGGAGGGAACAAGTTAGAGAGAAGATGCTAAACAAGTTAGAACAACAACAAGATAAGCAAGTGAATGGACCTGAGGAAGAAGAAACTGATTCAGAGCAACAAACAGATGAAAAGGAAATGCAGTTTCTTGCCTTTGGGAGGGTGTACAGTGGTACAATACACAAAGGACAGAAACTGTATGTGTTACAGCCTCGCTATGATCCTCGTAATGTGTTGTCAAGTGATGACTCATCACTACCGGAACATGTCAGCTCTTGTACAGTCAAAGACCTATTCATCTTCATGGGAAAAGAAATTTCATCAGTTGAAGAAGTCTCTGCTGGTTGTGTGTTGGGTATTGCAGGTCTAGAAGAACACATCATAAAGCATGCTACTGTGACAAGTACTCTGGCTTGCCCTTCATTCCGTTCCATGAGTTTTGCTGCTGCACCAATAGTCCGTGTAGCTTTGGAGCCAGTTCACGCATATGATATGTCTGCATTAGTCAAGGGGTTACAACTACTCAATCAGGCTGATCCTAGCGTTGAAGTGACCGTACAGGAAACTGGTGAACATGTCTTAGCTGGTGCTGGAGAGGTGCACCTGCTACGGTGTATTGATGACCTCACTAAAGATTACTCTAAAGTGGAGCTCAAGGTCTCCGAACCAATTGTCCCATTCCGTGAAACTGTTGTGCCACTGCCCAAAATTGATATGGTCAATGAGGTCATTTCTAGTGAGAACGAGAGAGTTTTACAAGCATCACAACTTTCTGACAATCGCCAAACTAGTGTTGAAATATTGACACCTGATAAGACATGTATTCTGTGCTTAGAAGCAAGGCCACTACCTGAGGAAGTTATTAAACTGTTAGATACAAACTCGGCCTTACTAAAATCGTTAAATTTATTTGAAACAGGAAAGAAATCTTCTGCAGCAAGCCAAGATCTGGTTGTGTTAAATGAGCAGACTATCAGTGCAGTGTTGGAACTAAAGAAAGAATTACAGGTAGCACTTGACAAGGCAGGTAATGAGTGGGACAAAGCTACTGACAGAATCTGGAGCTTTGGACCAAAGTTTATTGGTCCTAACCTGTTGTTAAATGGAATAAGTGACTATAACCGACACTCTGTATGGAGTGTTCTGGaaggcattcaaaatttcacTGTCAGAGATTTTGATCACAGCATCATCAGTGGTTTTCAGTTGGCCGCTGCATCTGGGCCACTATGTGAAGAGCCACTACATGGGGTTGGATTTGTGTTGAAGAGATGGGAACACTGTCAGGACCAAACAAACTCACTGGAAGATGACAATAGTGGTGATCGGGTAACCAGTTATGGTCCATTGTCTGGGCAGCTGATTTCAGCAATGAATGAAGGTTGTAGGAAGGCTGTGTTAGCTCAACCAGCTAGGCTTATGGCTGCCATGTACACGTGTAACATTCGTGCCACAGCTGATGTATTGGGAAAGTTGTATGCAGTGTTGGGGAAGAGAAATGGTAGAGTTCTGTCAGATGAGATGATAGAAGGTTCCGCCATGTTCATCATTGAGGCTTTAATTCCTGTAGCTGAGAGTTTTGGTTTTGCAGAAGAGATGAGAAGGAGGACTAGTGGCCTTGCTAGTCCACAACTAGTGTTCAGCAATTGGGAG GTCATTCCATTCGATCCCTTCTGGGTCCCATCAACAGAGGAAGAATTACTCCATTTTGGAGAGAAGGCAGACTCCGAGAACCTAGCCAAGAG GTACATGGATGATGTACGTAGAAGGAAAGGCCTTTATGTTGAAGATAAACTTGTTATGCATGCAGAGAAACAAAGAACACTCTCCAAGAACAAATAA
- the LOC136262439 gene encoding regulation of nuclear pre-mRNA domain-containing protein 2-like isoform X2 — protein MSSYSLELLQEKLSRLNSTQESIETLSLWIIRHKQYASTSISTWMEDMRTGDADRRLLLLYLANDVLQNGKRKGADVFMELFQEPLKESMQIISGQKIQTSVERMIRIWKERKIFKHKFVTELISLLEPEKVEPEKKIKMPSSPPKMFQLSLLADAVKEMEKFEGELAVKRANLQALRLNVSDPSTLSQLKDKSSGGRFSEEFEEASQKLQEYCGLLSIEVDERTSILAMILECMEEQKQFHSKVETVLEEHKQLANHVEDFLAKLHERQREVERAQSTSTSDPSAQEDLTEEGDMEIDSGDESSSQVSLQQDSVPTGEPQEQQLPPQEQQQQQPPQQQQLPQLPPPPQQQQMPQQGQHQQKQQQSLQPQQQLSQQQLNAMTHTMQMFPNLLPTIQQQQQQQQPQNSLMMSNPSLQANNLLSVLPTHGADITAATAAVRPSFTPLTVGQQSRNVTPMLQPLPIPMTQPTIAGASMNMSQQLRMPLQSTGQQVAPLPLQRQLDSLQMSINNIQQHQQALFRNNQQHPYGQQHFLNHQQQTIGQQPAFSQQQLQPMPVPVSNQQRPSAPSRRIVVPWSTPGQPPASISTPAVDHTPLFLKAARANAEVNIAPQVTVPLTMPTSELLLTQPSLAPLTTVTASELTYAASLKPLSSQPVMTTSTLISTPVTVVPLTTTAIPVVSETTETSSTQTTLLSSTVTDTNSTPTTTAPSTESQDALALASSLLPGVDTELLQSILQTVKIGSGNKGTTDDSTETLTTTATATTESSKPTTKEQTPPDFDSDDMHVAGPNIVMFGERKRKPSSDETATPAEENLAPDAKLAKVESRPPWLPVEGGAQINGPISSGLADDVQPQADTPPDGKFPTELGFSPKNEWTPSSEQPPYRRDLRPGYSYKLRSQSPLVKDQDLLSFGGDLSPEDFLELLPIVKDYGHGHGPLFMNFGHDEKLSPARDQETPIIIQSPAKDDEFGKDQGPDDDKENPEESSQGQPVVDQIPKDQEMFSENHSPDEAVLPFRDQGFKELPQMTNQPPSIQGRVPSQGLPNRDQESPNRNQVPDQGPVQGHIGDWGPGQELYFNQGPHYQGPGQRPHFRDQIPGQGPPFRVQGPPYRDQGPHFRDQGPGQGPPFREQGPHFRDQGPHYRCQGPYFRDQGPHFRGQGPHFRDQGPYIRDGKGPPYRDHGLPLFRDQGPPMRGQGPPPIRGQGPPIRNQVPHIGDHESGQMMDQRQGLPARSQGSLISNQLLGQGSPDKDLLTAIDLGSGQDLSIQDQALKNFKPSEEVIDSSQDKELDQGQPPRIPGQGPPNNDQPLSQDRDHQELPNNDNTGDDDLNRNSLESRPHSSDQYHFTQVPPPDHYDRPIPDRYYSDRPPWRPPLSAAGPRMSSSPPPPFRHPGPRNVRFPPPRNPHWQHFPPHHYAVHGPPRPSPYRQPY, from the exons TGGTCAAAAGATCCAGACATCAGTGGAGAGGATGATCAGAATATGGAAGGAGAGGAAGATCTTCAAGCACAAGTTTGTGACTGAGCTGATTAGTTTGTTAG AACCTGAAAAAGTAGAACCTGAAAAAAAGATCAAAATGCCATCATCTCCTCCCAAGATGTTTCAG TTGTCATTGTTGGCTGATGCTGTTAAGGAGATGGAAAAGTTTGAAGGAGAACTAGCTGTTAAACGGGCCAACTTACAAGCACTCAGGCTAAATGTGTCTGACCCTAGCACACTGTCACAGCTAAAAG acaAATCATCAGGGGGTAGATTTTCAGAAGAGTTTGAGGAGGCATCACAGAAGTTACAGGAATACTGTGGTCTGCTTAGTATAGAAGTGGATGAGCGGACATCAATTCTGGCAATGATTTTGGAGTGCATGGAAGAGCAGAAACAATTCCATAGCAAAGTGGAGACTGTTCTTGAG GAGCACAAACAGTTGGCTAATCATGTGGAGGACTTCCTCGCTAAACTTCATGAGCGCCAGAGAGAGGTGGAGCGAGCACAGAGCACCTCAACATCTGATCCTTCTGCCCAAGAAGATCTGACAGAGGAAGGAGACATGGAGATTGATTCTGGAGATGAATCATCCTCACAAGTCAGTTTGCAACAAGACAGTGTTCCAACTGGTGAGCCCCAAGAACAGCAGTTACCTCCACaggagcagcagcaacaacaacctCCACAACAACAGCAGTTACCACAgttaccaccaccaccacaacAACAGCAAATGCCACAACAAGGACAACATCAGCAGAAGCAGCAACAATCACTGCAGCCTCAACAACAATTATCTCAACAGCAGTTGAATGCCATGACTCATACCATGCAGATGTTTCCCAATCTACTTCCTACAATtcagcaacagcagcaacaacaacaaccgcAGAATTCACTGATGATGTCAAATCCTTCACTTCAAGCTAACAATCTTCTTTCTGTCCTCCCCACCCATGGTGCCGATAtcactgctgctactgctgcagTCAGACCATCTTTCACACCTCTTACTGTCGGCCAGCAGTCAAGAAATGTTACTCCTATGTTACAGCCATTACCAATACCAATGACACAGCCTACAATAGCTGGTGCTTCAATGAACATGTCACAACAACTCCGTATGCCACTTCAGAGTACTGGACAGCAAGTTGCTCCTTTACCACTTCAGCGACAACTGGACAGCTTACAAATGAGCATTAACAATATCCAGCAACACCAACAGGCCTTGTTCAGGAACAATCAACAGCATCCTTATGGTCAACAACATTTTCTCAATCATCAACAACAAACTATTGGTCAACAGCCAGCATTTAGTCAACAACAGCTCCAACCAATGCCTGTACCAGTTAGCAACCAGCAGCGACCATCAGCACCAAGCAGAAGGATTGTAGTACCTTGGTCTACCCCCGGCCAACCACCTGCCAGTATCTCAACACCTGCAGTTGATCATACTCCATTGTTCCTCAAAGCTGCTCGAGCTAACGCTGAAGTGAACATTGCTCCACAAGTGACAGTACCTCTTACAATGCCAACATCAGAACTGTTGTTAACACAGCCATCATTGGCACCACTGACAACTGTAACTGCTTCAGAGTTGACTTATGCAGCAAGTTTGAAGCCTTTAAGCTCTCAGCCAGTTATGACTACATCAACTTTAATATCAACACCAGTGACTGTTGTGCCATTGACAACCACAGCAATACCAGTAGTTTCAGAAACTACAGAGACGTCTTCAACTCAAACTACACTTTTGTCATCTACAGTAACTGACACTAATTCTACGCCTACAACTACCGCTCCGTCTACCGAATCTCAGGATGCGTTGGCACTAGCTAGTTCTCTGCTACCTGGAGTAGACACTGAGTTGTTACAGTCTATTTTGCAGACAGTGAAGATTGGTAGTGGTAACAAGGGTACAACAGACGACAGCACAGAAACAttaactactactgctactgcaaCTACTGAATCGTCCAAGCCAACAACAAAGGAACAAACACCACCAGACTTTGATTCAGATGATATGCATGTGGCTGGGCCTAACATTGTCATGTTTGGAGAGCGAAAACGTAAACCTAGTAGCGACGAAACAGCTACCCCTGCAGAAGAAAATTTGGCACCTGATGCCAAGCTGGCTAAAGTAGAGTCCAGACCTCCATGGCTCCCAGTTGAGGGAGGGGCTCAGATTAATGGTCCAATCAGTAGTGGCTTGGCTGATGATGTCCAGCCACAAGCAGACACTCCCCCTGATGGCAAGTTTCCAACAGAACTTGGCTTCTCACCAAAGAATGAGTGGACACCATCAAGTGAACAACCACCCTATAGGAGAGATCTTAGACCTGGTTATAGTTACAAACTACGAAGCCAGTCTCCACTTGTGAAAGACCAGGACCTCTTATCTTTTGGTGGGGATCTCTCGCCTGAGGATTTCTTGGAATTGTTGCCGATTGTTAAGGACTATGGACATGGGCATGGCCCATTATTCATGAATTTTGGACACGATGAAAAATTGTCTCCTGCTAGAGATCAAGAAACACCTATAATAATTCAGTCACCTGCCAAAGATGATGAATTTGGGAAAGATCAAGGACCTGATGATGACAAAGAAAACCCTGAGGAATCTAGTCAAGGTCAACCTGTTGTCGATCAAATACCTAAGGATCAGGAAATGTTTAGTGAAAATCATAGTCCTGATGAAGCAGTACTGCCATTCAGAGATCAAGGATTTAAAGAACTGCCTCAAATGACAAATCAACCACCATCCATCCAGGGTAGAGTTCCAAGCCAAGGATTGCCTAATAGAGATCAAGAGTCACCAAACAGAAATCAAGTACCAGATCAGGGACCTGTTCAAGGTCATATCGGAGATTGGGGACCTGGCCAAGAACTATACTTTAATCAAGGACCACATTATCAAGGGCCTGGTCAAAGACCACATTTTAGAGATCAAATACCTGGTCAAGGGCCACCTTTTAGGGTTCAAGGACCACCTTATAGAGATCAAGGACCACATTTTAGAGATCAAGGACCTGGTCAAGGGCCACCTTTTAGAGAACAGGGACCTCATTTCAGAGATCAAGGACCACATTACAGATGTCAAGGACCATACTTTAGAGATCAAGGGCCACATTTTAGAGGGCAAGGCCCACATTTTAGAGATCAAGGACCATATATTAGAGATGGTAAAGGTCCACCTTATAGAGATCATGGATTGCCACTCTTTAGAGATCAAGGACCACCTATGAGAGGTCAAGGGCCTCCACCTATCAGAGGTCAAGGCCCACCTATTAGAAATCAAGTACCACATATTGGGGATCACGAATCTGGACAAATGATGGATCAAAGACAAGGTCTACCTGCTAGAAGCCAAGGATCGCTTATATCAAATCAATTACTTGGACAAGGGTCACCTGATAAAGATCTTTTAACAGCAATTGATTTAGGATCAGGTCAAGATCTGTCTATTCAAGATCAAGCACTTAAAAACTTCAAACCAAGTGAAGAAGTAATCGATAGTAGTCAAGATAAAGAACTAGATCAAGGACAACCCCCTAGAATCCCTGGTCAAGGCCCTCCCAACAATGATCAACCACTCAGTCAAGATAGAGATCATCAAGAACTACCTAATAATGACAATACAGGAGATGATGATCTTAATAGAAACTCACTAGAGTCTAGACCTCACAGTTCTGACCAGTATCACTTCACTCAAGTCCCTCCCCCTGATCACTATGACCGTCCCATCCCTGACAGGTATTACAGTGACCGGCCACCGTGGAGGCCTCCCCTATCAGCTGCCGGACCAAGGATGTCGTCATCACCGCCTCCACCATTTCGTCATCCTGGTCCTCGGAATGTTCGATTCCCTCCTCCACGGAACCCACATTGGCAACATTTTCCTCCACACCACTATGCTGTACATGGTCCACCAAGACCATCACCTTACAGACAACCCTACTAG
- the LOC136262439 gene encoding regulation of nuclear pre-mRNA domain-containing protein 2-like isoform X1, with protein MSSYSLELLQEKLSRLNSTQESIETLSLWIIRHKQYASTSISTWMEDMRTGDADRRLLLLYLANDVLQNGKRKGADVFMELFQEPLKESMQIISGQKIQTSVERMIRIWKERKIFKHKFVTELISLLVEPEKVEPEKKIKMPSSPPKMFQLSLLADAVKEMEKFEGELAVKRANLQALRLNVSDPSTLSQLKDKSSGGRFSEEFEEASQKLQEYCGLLSIEVDERTSILAMILECMEEQKQFHSKVETVLEEHKQLANHVEDFLAKLHERQREVERAQSTSTSDPSAQEDLTEEGDMEIDSGDESSSQVSLQQDSVPTGEPQEQQLPPQEQQQQQPPQQQQLPQLPPPPQQQQMPQQGQHQQKQQQSLQPQQQLSQQQLNAMTHTMQMFPNLLPTIQQQQQQQQPQNSLMMSNPSLQANNLLSVLPTHGADITAATAAVRPSFTPLTVGQQSRNVTPMLQPLPIPMTQPTIAGASMNMSQQLRMPLQSTGQQVAPLPLQRQLDSLQMSINNIQQHQQALFRNNQQHPYGQQHFLNHQQQTIGQQPAFSQQQLQPMPVPVSNQQRPSAPSRRIVVPWSTPGQPPASISTPAVDHTPLFLKAARANAEVNIAPQVTVPLTMPTSELLLTQPSLAPLTTVTASELTYAASLKPLSSQPVMTTSTLISTPVTVVPLTTTAIPVVSETTETSSTQTTLLSSTVTDTNSTPTTTAPSTESQDALALASSLLPGVDTELLQSILQTVKIGSGNKGTTDDSTETLTTTATATTESSKPTTKEQTPPDFDSDDMHVAGPNIVMFGERKRKPSSDETATPAEENLAPDAKLAKVESRPPWLPVEGGAQINGPISSGLADDVQPQADTPPDGKFPTELGFSPKNEWTPSSEQPPYRRDLRPGYSYKLRSQSPLVKDQDLLSFGGDLSPEDFLELLPIVKDYGHGHGPLFMNFGHDEKLSPARDQETPIIIQSPAKDDEFGKDQGPDDDKENPEESSQGQPVVDQIPKDQEMFSENHSPDEAVLPFRDQGFKELPQMTNQPPSIQGRVPSQGLPNRDQESPNRNQVPDQGPVQGHIGDWGPGQELYFNQGPHYQGPGQRPHFRDQIPGQGPPFRVQGPPYRDQGPHFRDQGPGQGPPFREQGPHFRDQGPHYRCQGPYFRDQGPHFRGQGPHFRDQGPYIRDGKGPPYRDHGLPLFRDQGPPMRGQGPPPIRGQGPPIRNQVPHIGDHESGQMMDQRQGLPARSQGSLISNQLLGQGSPDKDLLTAIDLGSGQDLSIQDQALKNFKPSEEVIDSSQDKELDQGQPPRIPGQGPPNNDQPLSQDRDHQELPNNDNTGDDDLNRNSLESRPHSSDQYHFTQVPPPDHYDRPIPDRYYSDRPPWRPPLSAAGPRMSSSPPPPFRHPGPRNVRFPPPRNPHWQHFPPHHYAVHGPPRPSPYRQPY; from the exons TGGTCAAAAGATCCAGACATCAGTGGAGAGGATGATCAGAATATGGAAGGAGAGGAAGATCTTCAAGCACAAGTTTGTGACTGAGCTGATTAGTTTGTTAG TAGAACCTGAAAAAGTAGAACCTGAAAAAAAGATCAAAATGCCATCATCTCCTCCCAAGATGTTTCAG TTGTCATTGTTGGCTGATGCTGTTAAGGAGATGGAAAAGTTTGAAGGAGAACTAGCTGTTAAACGGGCCAACTTACAAGCACTCAGGCTAAATGTGTCTGACCCTAGCACACTGTCACAGCTAAAAG acaAATCATCAGGGGGTAGATTTTCAGAAGAGTTTGAGGAGGCATCACAGAAGTTACAGGAATACTGTGGTCTGCTTAGTATAGAAGTGGATGAGCGGACATCAATTCTGGCAATGATTTTGGAGTGCATGGAAGAGCAGAAACAATTCCATAGCAAAGTGGAGACTGTTCTTGAG GAGCACAAACAGTTGGCTAATCATGTGGAGGACTTCCTCGCTAAACTTCATGAGCGCCAGAGAGAGGTGGAGCGAGCACAGAGCACCTCAACATCTGATCCTTCTGCCCAAGAAGATCTGACAGAGGAAGGAGACATGGAGATTGATTCTGGAGATGAATCATCCTCACAAGTCAGTTTGCAACAAGACAGTGTTCCAACTGGTGAGCCCCAAGAACAGCAGTTACCTCCACaggagcagcagcaacaacaacctCCACAACAACAGCAGTTACCACAgttaccaccaccaccacaacAACAGCAAATGCCACAACAAGGACAACATCAGCAGAAGCAGCAACAATCACTGCAGCCTCAACAACAATTATCTCAACAGCAGTTGAATGCCATGACTCATACCATGCAGATGTTTCCCAATCTACTTCCTACAATtcagcaacagcagcaacaacaacaaccgcAGAATTCACTGATGATGTCAAATCCTTCACTTCAAGCTAACAATCTTCTTTCTGTCCTCCCCACCCATGGTGCCGATAtcactgctgctactgctgcagTCAGACCATCTTTCACACCTCTTACTGTCGGCCAGCAGTCAAGAAATGTTACTCCTATGTTACAGCCATTACCAATACCAATGACACAGCCTACAATAGCTGGTGCTTCAATGAACATGTCACAACAACTCCGTATGCCACTTCAGAGTACTGGACAGCAAGTTGCTCCTTTACCACTTCAGCGACAACTGGACAGCTTACAAATGAGCATTAACAATATCCAGCAACACCAACAGGCCTTGTTCAGGAACAATCAACAGCATCCTTATGGTCAACAACATTTTCTCAATCATCAACAACAAACTATTGGTCAACAGCCAGCATTTAGTCAACAACAGCTCCAACCAATGCCTGTACCAGTTAGCAACCAGCAGCGACCATCAGCACCAAGCAGAAGGATTGTAGTACCTTGGTCTACCCCCGGCCAACCACCTGCCAGTATCTCAACACCTGCAGTTGATCATACTCCATTGTTCCTCAAAGCTGCTCGAGCTAACGCTGAAGTGAACATTGCTCCACAAGTGACAGTACCTCTTACAATGCCAACATCAGAACTGTTGTTAACACAGCCATCATTGGCACCACTGACAACTGTAACTGCTTCAGAGTTGACTTATGCAGCAAGTTTGAAGCCTTTAAGCTCTCAGCCAGTTATGACTACATCAACTTTAATATCAACACCAGTGACTGTTGTGCCATTGACAACCACAGCAATACCAGTAGTTTCAGAAACTACAGAGACGTCTTCAACTCAAACTACACTTTTGTCATCTACAGTAACTGACACTAATTCTACGCCTACAACTACCGCTCCGTCTACCGAATCTCAGGATGCGTTGGCACTAGCTAGTTCTCTGCTACCTGGAGTAGACACTGAGTTGTTACAGTCTATTTTGCAGACAGTGAAGATTGGTAGTGGTAACAAGGGTACAACAGACGACAGCACAGAAACAttaactactactgctactgcaaCTACTGAATCGTCCAAGCCAACAACAAAGGAACAAACACCACCAGACTTTGATTCAGATGATATGCATGTGGCTGGGCCTAACATTGTCATGTTTGGAGAGCGAAAACGTAAACCTAGTAGCGACGAAACAGCTACCCCTGCAGAAGAAAATTTGGCACCTGATGCCAAGCTGGCTAAAGTAGAGTCCAGACCTCCATGGCTCCCAGTTGAGGGAGGGGCTCAGATTAATGGTCCAATCAGTAGTGGCTTGGCTGATGATGTCCAGCCACAAGCAGACACTCCCCCTGATGGCAAGTTTCCAACAGAACTTGGCTTCTCACCAAAGAATGAGTGGACACCATCAAGTGAACAACCACCCTATAGGAGAGATCTTAGACCTGGTTATAGTTACAAACTACGAAGCCAGTCTCCACTTGTGAAAGACCAGGACCTCTTATCTTTTGGTGGGGATCTCTCGCCTGAGGATTTCTTGGAATTGTTGCCGATTGTTAAGGACTATGGACATGGGCATGGCCCATTATTCATGAATTTTGGACACGATGAAAAATTGTCTCCTGCTAGAGATCAAGAAACACCTATAATAATTCAGTCACCTGCCAAAGATGATGAATTTGGGAAAGATCAAGGACCTGATGATGACAAAGAAAACCCTGAGGAATCTAGTCAAGGTCAACCTGTTGTCGATCAAATACCTAAGGATCAGGAAATGTTTAGTGAAAATCATAGTCCTGATGAAGCAGTACTGCCATTCAGAGATCAAGGATTTAAAGAACTGCCTCAAATGACAAATCAACCACCATCCATCCAGGGTAGAGTTCCAAGCCAAGGATTGCCTAATAGAGATCAAGAGTCACCAAACAGAAATCAAGTACCAGATCAGGGACCTGTTCAAGGTCATATCGGAGATTGGGGACCTGGCCAAGAACTATACTTTAATCAAGGACCACATTATCAAGGGCCTGGTCAAAGACCACATTTTAGAGATCAAATACCTGGTCAAGGGCCACCTTTTAGGGTTCAAGGACCACCTTATAGAGATCAAGGACCACATTTTAGAGATCAAGGACCTGGTCAAGGGCCACCTTTTAGAGAACAGGGACCTCATTTCAGAGATCAAGGACCACATTACAGATGTCAAGGACCATACTTTAGAGATCAAGGGCCACATTTTAGAGGGCAAGGCCCACATTTTAGAGATCAAGGACCATATATTAGAGATGGTAAAGGTCCACCTTATAGAGATCATGGATTGCCACTCTTTAGAGATCAAGGACCACCTATGAGAGGTCAAGGGCCTCCACCTATCAGAGGTCAAGGCCCACCTATTAGAAATCAAGTACCACATATTGGGGATCACGAATCTGGACAAATGATGGATCAAAGACAAGGTCTACCTGCTAGAAGCCAAGGATCGCTTATATCAAATCAATTACTTGGACAAGGGTCACCTGATAAAGATCTTTTAACAGCAATTGATTTAGGATCAGGTCAAGATCTGTCTATTCAAGATCAAGCACTTAAAAACTTCAAACCAAGTGAAGAAGTAATCGATAGTAGTCAAGATAAAGAACTAGATCAAGGACAACCCCCTAGAATCCCTGGTCAAGGCCCTCCCAACAATGATCAACCACTCAGTCAAGATAGAGATCATCAAGAACTACCTAATAATGACAATACAGGAGATGATGATCTTAATAGAAACTCACTAGAGTCTAGACCTCACAGTTCTGACCAGTATCACTTCACTCAAGTCCCTCCCCCTGATCACTATGACCGTCCCATCCCTGACAGGTATTACAGTGACCGGCCACCGTGGAGGCCTCCCCTATCAGCTGCCGGACCAAGGATGTCGTCATCACCGCCTCCACCATTTCGTCATCCTGGTCCTCGGAATGTTCGATTCCCTCCTCCACGGAACCCACATTGGCAACATTTTCCTCCACACCACTATGCTGTACATGGTCCACCAAGACCATCACCTTACAGACAACCCTACTAG